In Stanieria sp. NIES-3757, the DNA window AATTAGCCTCAGACCGCAAAATTCAACTCTACGAATCTTTTAGTACTTATATTATTGATAGCGAACAGGCTTTAGCAATTGAAAATACCACTGTTAACCCTGTTTTTACTAATACCAGTTTAGTTCAGCATTATGGAATCAAATCCTATCTTGGCGTTCCTTTAATTAGTCCAGAAGGCTTTTGCATTGGTACGCTAGAAGTAATGGATTTACAAACTAGAGAGTTTAGCAATCGAGATTTAGATTTTTTAGCCTTGACTGCTCGTTGGTGTTTAAGAGAGTTTGAACGGGATTACTTAATTAAAACTCAAACCTCAAAAACTACAGAGAATTTGGGTCATTTGCCTGTGCTTAATCCTACTCAACCAGCTTGGCAAGCACCAATACCAACAAAATTAGAAATAGTTAATCCTCCAACTGATAATTTATCTTCTACTAATTTAATTAAAGTTAAACTACTCGCTCAATTAACTCAAGAATTAAGAACTCCTTTAACTTCTGTCATCGGGATGGCAAGTGTGCTACGTAGAGAAGTATATGGGCCTTTAACAACAAAACAAAGAGAATATCTCGAAATTATTCATAATAGTGGTCAAAATCTAATTACTCTCGTTGATGAAATTGTCAATTTGGGAGTTTTAAATGAACAAGATATTAATCTTCAAATTGCTTCAATCGATATTGAAATGCTTTGTCAGCAGGTTGTGAATAGTTTAGTCGACCTTGCTAAACAACAGCAGCAAACACTACGTTTATCTGTAGAACCTGGACACCGAATTTGGTCTTTAGATAAAGAAAAAATTAGGCAAGCTCTTTACTACTTAATTATTAGTGTTTTAGAGATGTCTGAAGCTGGTGGAGAAGTACGCATTCATGTTTCTCATCGCCATAGAGGTTTGAATATTGCCGTCTGGCTAACTCATCCGTGGCTGGGAGATGGCTTACCACAAATAGAATTGTATTCTCAATCAGTAACTAAAGCTCTTGCCCTAAATACATCTTCGGGAGGGCGTACTTTTGAACGTGGTATGGGCGATGTTTTATTGGGCAATCAAATTTTAACCTGTGCTGCTTTGATGACAGTGTTAAATGGAGGAGAAAATAATAATCATAAACATACTAATAAAATTTCACGAGACTTATTAGGGTTATTACTGAGTTGTCATTTAATCGAGCTTCATCACGGTCAAATTGCCGTTCAAGGCTCATCTGAGTCTGGTTATCGTTATATTTTACAATTACCAACTATTGAGTCAGAAGAAGAATATTAAGATTCCGATACAATGAGCCGTATTCTGGAAATTCAAAATTTAAAGTTTAAAATTATTTTGGTTAGTCAATTTCAGACTTAACTATCAATTATTTTTAGGCTCTATTCATGAAATCGGCTTGG includes these proteins:
- a CDS encoding GAF sensor signal transduction histidine kinase, with protein sequence MIEVQAVDLGIRVTNMTKPINRLFCRLDGLSSAAKEQKRLSILSKLGLLAAETVPVFDEATQTASSYLDVPICILGLAVENELWFKSAVGLSKIGLMNQLASDRKIQLYESFSTYIIDSEQALAIENTTVNPVFTNTSLVQHYGIKSYLGVPLISPEGFCIGTLEVMDLQTREFSNRDLDFLALTARWCLREFERDYLIKTQTSKTTENLGHLPVLNPTQPAWQAPIPTKLEIVNPPTDNLSSTNLIKVKLLAQLTQELRTPLTSVIGMASVLRREVYGPLTTKQREYLEIIHNSGQNLITLVDEIVNLGVLNEQDINLQIASIDIEMLCQQVVNSLVDLAKQQQQTLRLSVEPGHRIWSLDKEKIRQALYYLIISVLEMSEAGGEVRIHVSHRHRGLNIAVWLTHPWLGDGLPQIELYSQSVTKALALNTSSGGRTFERGMGDVLLGNQILTCAALMTVLNGGENNNHKHTNKISRDLLGLLLSCHLIELHHGQIAVQGSSESGYRYILQLPTIESEEEY